Within the candidate division WOR-3 bacterium genome, the region CGAAATGGCAGACCGTGGTAATGCTTTTGATCCCGTCGGCGCGTTCAGGAATCGTCGCCGGTATTATTTTAGGAATGGGACGGGCGATAGGTGAGACCATGGCGGTTATTATGATCGCCGGTAATGCCCTGAAAATCCCCGGTTCAATACTCCATTCGGTCCGCACCCTGACTTCGACGATCGCACTGGAATTGGGCTATGCAGCCGGAGACCATCGAGCCGCTCTGTTTGCCTGTGGTTCTTTTCTTTTTCTGATTATCATCATCTTAAACATCATCGCCATTAAGATAACAGGACGGAAGTGATGACATTCAGGATAGGCCCGCGCACAAATCAGATAATCGCTTATTCCATTCTTCTCCTGATGACGATTATCACGATTCTCGTTCTTTTCTTCATTATCGCCTATGTCTTTAAGAACGGTCTGGGACAGATCAATTGGGAATTTCTTACGGATAAGACAAAGGATATGGGTAAAGAAGGAGGGATTTTACCTTCTATCCTCGGCACCTTCTTCGTCACGATTCTGGCGATTCTCATTGCAACCCCGCTGGGAGTAGGGAGCGCCGTCTATCTTGTTGAATATACGCGGGGTGGATTGATTCGTCGGATCATCAGCTTCGGTGCGGACTGCCTCGCCGGAGTTCCTTCAATCATTTTCGGGCTATTCGGTTTTATATTTTTCGTGATTAAACTGAATCTGGGCTGGAGTATTCTTTCCGGAGGCTTGACCCTTGCGGTTATGATCATCCCGACGATAATCAGGACCACTGAGGAAGCCATCAAAGCCGTTCCCCATGCCTATCGGGAAATCAGTTATTCACTCGGTGGCGGGAAACTGGATACAATCTTGAAGGTCGTTCTTCCTACTTCGCTGCCCGGGATTCTCACCGGCGTCATTCTGAGTATCGGCAGGGCAGTGGGTGAGACCGCCGCGGTGATCTTCACCGCGGGTTCTTCTTTGGGAATACCGATGTCGGTCTTTTCTTCGACAAGGACCTTAGCGGTTCATTTCTATATCCTCGCGCGTGAAGGAATCTCAATGCCCAAGGCATACGGTACAGCGACCGTGCTCATCATCATCATCCTTGCGGTTAACTTCATCGCCTATCGATTGATGCATAGGTTTGTCTCCAAATATTATTGATTATGACGAAGATCTGCATTAAAGAATTGAATCTCTATTACAACGATATTCAGGCGTTGAAGGATATCAATCTGACCGTTGAAAAGAATGAGATACTCGGGGTGATCGGACCTGCAAACTCTGGTAAGAGTTCTCTGCTGCGTGCGATTAATCGCCTCTTTGAGATCGATTACGCACGGATTACAGGTGAGATATTACTCGACGGAGTGAATATCTTTGATCTCAGTATCAATGAACTCAGGAGGAGAGTCGGCTTGATCTTCGCGACACCGGTGGTATTACCGGGAACCATCTATAAAAACATAACCTATGGTCCGAAATTACATCGCCGGTTCACCAGAGAAGAGCTCGACGACATCGTTTACAGAGCGCTGGATGCCGCAAATCTGTGGGAGGAAGTCAGGGATCGGTTAAAAGATTCAGCTTCCACACTCTCCGGCGGTCAGCAGCAGCGGTTGTGTATTGCGCGGACCCTGGCGATGGATCCTGAGGTGATAATGATGGATGAACCGTGTTCAGGCCTGGATCCGGTATCGACCGCAAAGATTGAAGCCACTATGTTGAAGCTGAAGCAAAAGTATACATTTATCATCGTCACCAATAATACAAAACAGGCGGCGCGGGTCGCTGATCGGACGGCGTTCTTTCTCGCCGGTGAATTGATCGAGATAGACCGGACAGAGAAACTTTTCACTCAACCCGCTGATCAAAGAACCGATGGTTATATAAGGGGTAAATTCGGATGATCATTGAGACGGCTAATTTGAATCTCTATTACGGAAAATTTCAGGCGTTGAAGAATATCAATCTCTCAATCAGAGAAAATTTGATAACCGGGATCATCGGGCCGTCCGGCTGCGGAAAATCGACGCTTTTGCGGGTCTTTAATCGAATGAATGATTTGATAAAAGACGTTAAGATAACCGGCAGTGTCCGTATCGACGGTGAAGATATCTATTCACCGGTCTGCGATCTCATCATGCTGCGTAAAAAGGTGGGGATGGTTTTTCAGAGACCCAATGCCTTTCCTCTTTCCGTATTCGATAATGTCGCCTATGGTCCGCGGGTGTGGGGGATAACCGATAAGAGGACTTTAAACGAGATTGTTGAGCGTTCCCTACGTGCAGTGGATCTGTTCGAGGATTTAAAGGATCGATTGAAACATCCGGCATTGAATCTTTCTGCGGAAAAACAGCAGCGATTGTGTATTGCACGGCTCCTTGCGGTCGAGCCCCACATCCTGTTGATGGATGAACCGTGCTCGGCACTGGATCCTATCGCCACCAGCAAGATCGAAGAATTGATGCTGGAGTTGAAGAAAAAATATACGATTATCATCGTCACCCATAATATGCAACAGGCGGCGAGGATTGCGGATGAAGTCGGTTTTATGTTGTTGGGTGAGATGATTGAATTTGATAAGGCGAAGAAGATTTTTACCAACCCCGAAGATAAACGTACCTTTGATTATATAAGTGGAAGATTTGGTTAAAAAGGAGGGAATGATGGATCGTCATTTTGATGATGAATTACAAAAGGTCAAACAGAATCTTCTGGATATGGCTTCGATGGTTGAAGAAGCAATCACCAAATCCCTCGAGGCGTTGAAGAAAAAGAATCTTAAGATGGCGGCGGATATCCGGGAGATCGATCATGAAATTG harbors:
- the pstA gene encoding phosphate ABC transporter permease PstA; amino-acid sequence: MTFRIGPRTNQIIAYSILLLMTIITILVLFFIIAYVFKNGLGQINWEFLTDKTKDMGKEGGILPSILGTFFVTILAILIATPLGVGSAVYLVEYTRGGLIRRIISFGADCLAGVPSIIFGLFGFIFFVIKLNLGWSILSGGLTLAVMIIPTIIRTTEEAIKAVPHAYREISYSLGGGKLDTILKVVLPTSLPGILTGVILSIGRAVGETAAVIFTAGSSLGIPMSVFSSTRTLAVHFYILAREGISMPKAYGTATVLIIIILAVNFIAYRLMHRFVSKYY
- the pstC gene encoding phosphate ABC transporter permease subunit PstC, with amino-acid sequence IFLAEFSSPTMQKVLKPIIELLAGIPSVVYGFIGIVILVPFIREYFGGPGFSVLAASIILGIMILPTIVSISYDSLVAVPSTFREGSFALGATKWQTVVMLLIPSARSGIVAGIILGMGRAIGETMAVIMIAGNALKIPGSILHSVRTLTSTIALELGYAAGDHRAALFACGSFLFLIIIILNIIAIKITGRK
- the pstB gene encoding phosphate ABC transporter ATP-binding protein, yielding MIIETANLNLYYGKFQALKNINLSIRENLITGIIGPSGCGKSTLLRVFNRMNDLIKDVKITGSVRIDGEDIYSPVCDLIMLRKKVGMVFQRPNAFPLSVFDNVAYGPRVWGITDKRTLNEIVERSLRAVDLFEDLKDRLKHPALNLSAEKQQRLCIARLLAVEPHILLMDEPCSALDPIATSKIEELMLELKKKYTIIIVTHNMQQAARIADEVGFMLLGEMIEFDKAKKIFTNPEDKRTFDYISGRFG
- a CDS encoding phosphate ABC transporter ATP-binding protein, translating into MTKICIKELNLYYNDIQALKDINLTVEKNEILGVIGPANSGKSSLLRAINRLFEIDYARITGEILLDGVNIFDLSINELRRRVGLIFATPVVLPGTIYKNITYGPKLHRRFTREELDDIVYRALDAANLWEEVRDRLKDSASTLSGGQQQRLCIARTLAMDPEVIMMDEPCSGLDPVSTAKIEATMLKLKQKYTFIIVTNNTKQAARVADRTAFFLAGELIEIDRTEKLFTQPADQRTDGYIRGKFG